In the genome of Pseudomonas sp. LBUM920, one region contains:
- a CDS encoding peptidylprolyl isomerase — protein MAKATARHILVSTEDKCNELKAQIEGGADFAEIAKANSSCPSSRDGGNLGSFGPGQMVKEFDTVVFSAPVNTVQGPVKTQFGYHLLEVTSRQD, from the coding sequence ATGGCCAAAGCCACCGCCCGTCACATCCTCGTGTCCACTGAAGACAAGTGCAACGAACTCAAAGCCCAGATCGAAGGCGGCGCCGATTTCGCAGAAATCGCCAAAGCCAACTCCAGCTGCCCGTCCAGCCGCGACGGCGGCAACCTCGGTTCGTTCGGCCCAGGCCAGATGGTCAAAGAATTCGACACCGTCGTCTTCAGCGCCCCGGTCAACACCGTGCAAGGCCCGGTCAAGACCCAGTTCGGCTACCACCTGCTGGAAGTCACCAGCCGCCAGGACTGA
- a CDS encoding extracellular solute-binding protein — protein sequence MRLAFSIKFCSSALALLLASTAVIAAPQTYLTVYGEPAKYPAGFTHFDYANPNAPKGGSLRRSAIEIGRFDHVLPYIDKGIGVSQVDGWLYAPLAQRSLDEPYTVYGLVAEKMERADDGLSLRFYLNPKARFADGKPITAEDVRYSFDLLMTQGSLRFRTLFADVKHVEVENERQVRFDFSSNENRTLPLDIATLPVFPEHWWKTRDFANGGGYEAPLGSGPYKVSKIDSGSTITFTRDPDWWGKDLPVSRGLYNFDHLSLEYFGDTEVARQVLRGGAYDFNREFSATGYSIGYNGPALDDGRLQRAHLAKEMPQPAQGYVFNVQKPMFKDRRVRQALAMLWDFEWANRQMMRNLYIRQQSYFSNSPLAASQLPTQEELAILEPLRDQVPAEVFTQVFKAPVTDGSGMIRDKQLQALALLEAAGWKPKGDKLVNADGEPLEFTFLNAQPGLERLLLPYKRNLAQIGITLNIRRIDSSQYVNRMMARDYDMIVVGFPVTTSPGLELYNYFGSQAAYDPGANNYMVLKDPAVDTLISGLVKATTQAQMLTYAHALDRVLQWNYLWIPNYYPPGTSAAWWNRFGRPAIEAKNDEALETWWEISPTPLTNEQMNAELKKRGGAR from the coding sequence ATGCGATTGGCTTTTTCCATAAAATTCTGCAGCTCCGCCCTGGCCCTGCTGCTGGCCAGCACCGCTGTGATCGCGGCCCCGCAGACCTACCTCACGGTCTACGGCGAACCGGCCAAGTACCCCGCCGGCTTCACCCATTTCGACTACGCCAACCCCAACGCCCCCAAAGGCGGCAGCCTGCGGCGCTCGGCCATCGAGATCGGGCGTTTTGACCATGTGCTGCCGTACATCGACAAAGGCATTGGCGTCTCTCAGGTCGACGGCTGGCTCTACGCCCCGCTGGCCCAGCGTTCCCTGGATGAGCCCTACACCGTCTACGGCCTGGTCGCCGAGAAGATGGAGCGCGCCGACGACGGCCTGTCCCTGCGCTTCTACCTGAACCCCAAGGCGCGCTTCGCCGACGGCAAGCCGATCACCGCCGAAGACGTGCGCTACAGCTTCGACCTGCTGATGACCCAGGGCAGCCTGCGCTTTCGCACCCTGTTCGCCGACGTCAAGCACGTCGAAGTCGAAAACGAGCGCCAGGTGCGCTTCGATTTTTCCAGCAATGAAAACCGCACCCTGCCGCTGGATATCGCCACCTTGCCGGTGTTTCCCGAGCACTGGTGGAAAACCCGCGACTTCGCCAACGGCGGCGGCTACGAAGCCCCGCTCGGCAGCGGCCCGTATAAAGTCAGCAAGATCGACTCCGGCAGCACCATCACCTTCACCCGCGACCCGGACTGGTGGGGCAAGGACTTGCCCGTCAGCCGTGGCCTGTACAACTTCGATCACCTGAGCCTGGAGTACTTCGGCGATACCGAAGTGGCCCGTCAGGTGCTGCGCGGCGGTGCCTACGATTTCAACCGTGAGTTCTCCGCCACCGGCTATTCCATCGGCTACAACGGCCCGGCGCTGGACGACGGCCGCCTGCAACGTGCGCACCTGGCCAAAGAGATGCCGCAACCGGCCCAGGGCTATGTGTTCAACGTGCAGAAGCCGATGTTCAAGGACCGCCGCGTGCGCCAGGCCCTGGCGATGCTGTGGGATTTTGAATGGGCCAACCGGCAGATGATGCGCAACCTGTACATTCGCCAGCAGAGCTATTTTTCCAACAGCCCGCTGGCCGCCAGCCAGCTGCCAACCCAGGAAGAACTGGCCATTCTTGAACCGTTGCGCGACCAAGTGCCCGCTGAGGTGTTCACCCAGGTGTTCAAGGCGCCGGTCACCGACGGCAGCGGCATGATTCGCGACAAACAGTTGCAAGCCCTGGCACTGCTGGAAGCGGCAGGCTGGAAACCCAAGGGTGACAAGCTGGTCAACGCCGACGGCGAGCCGCTGGAATTCACTTTCCTCAATGCCCAGCCCGGCCTGGAACGCCTGCTGTTGCCGTACAAGCGCAACCTGGCACAGATCGGCATCACCCTGAATATCCGCCGCATTGACTCCTCGCAGTATGTGAACCGCATGATGGCCCGTGATTACGACATGATCGTCGTGGGCTTCCCGGTCACCACCTCGCCGGGCCTGGAGCTGTACAACTACTTCGGCTCGCAGGCGGCCTACGACCCCGGCGCCAATAACTACATGGTGCTCAAAGACCCGGCCGTCGACACGCTGATCAGCGGCCTGGTCAAGGCCACCACCCAGGCGCAGATGCTCACCTACGCCCATGCCCTGGACCGTGTGCTGCAATGGAATTACCTGTGGATCCCAAACTATTACCCGCCCGGCACCTCGGCCGCGTGGTGGAACCGCTTCGGCCGGCCGGCGATCGAGGCCAAGAACGACGAAGCCCTGGAAACCTGGTGGGAAATCAGCCCCACACCACTGACCAATGAACAAATGAACGCCGAGTTGAAAAAACGTGGAGGGGCCCGCTGA